DNA from Strigops habroptila isolate Jane chromosome 2, bStrHab1.2.pri, whole genome shotgun sequence:
TTGAGGTGTTTGataaagctttcatttctgttaacaAAATATATCCAAAGCCGTCAGTAGCCTGAGTTTTCCAACACCtacatgttattaaaaataataataaaaaaaaaccagtgaaaagcaaaggaaaaaagattttcttagAAGTAGGACCTGAGCAGCCATTTTCTGGGTGCTGGTGACTGAAGGCCATTTTCTGCTACCATCTCTTCAAGAATTCAACAACCTTCTTGTGATAAACCTACAAAATGAAGTCTAAGGATGTATCACACATGAAGAAGATAAGATAGATAAGAGGATGGGATATCTGTGGAATAAAATTGCTCTTATATAAAGGCCTGTGTTAGATTTAGTTCATAAGTTCCTTGAAGCCTCTGGTAAGAGTAATTTTATACTTCAAGATATGAAACGTTCTCTCATTTTGCAAACTGTAGgcttccttgttttgcttttctgtctcattCAATTTTACTGTAAACTTCTCATGTCTTTAATACTACCTGCTGTCTGCAGACATTTCCAGTATCACGTTTTGTTAACAATGTGGTGTCTCTTCCTTCCACCACAGTGTCTGCTTTCGGCAGCAGAGGTCAGAGGCTCAGCCCTCTGTTAAGTCCCTAATATCATACATGCTCTTGAGTATATGTCCAGTATCATATACATTTCTAGCTATGCTCTCATCAAATCAAACATAATCTAGGTTGAAGTAGCCTGGTACATGATCACATCTGGAATACATGAAGGTTCAGACAGCTAAAAGGGTTACTGTGTGGGGCAGCATGGGCGCAATAACAGTGTGAATTTATAGCGCCACAATTACCTGAGGGCTCCCACAAGGAAAGCAGATTACATGAAAAACATTCTGCAGCTTCACACTCCTGTGTATTCCATGGAACCCTCCTCACCTATTCTCTTCTTCAGAGAAATGCCAGCAGATCTTATCTGAAAGGTAAACTGTAAGTTTTCTACAGAACCATTTGTTACCGTTACTTGGAGtaatctggttttctttctttctctctcccccaaCATCCTTCCCAGCTTCTGTCAATATGACAGAAGATATTCACAAAGACAGTCTTTCAGGGCATCACTCCATGCCAGTGTGCTTGTTTCCATACAGCATTGCAGTCTTGTGTCACATCCCATGTGAATCTCTTGTCCGTGTTCTCAGCTGTAGATCAGTCTGAGAGGTGACTGCTTCTCTTATGAATGTGGTAATTAGTTGAAAGCCAGCCCATTTTCCCTTAGGGTATGacttcagggaaagaaaagcacctcacttttggttttgtagCTAGTTAGATCTCTGTTATAGCTCTTGTGTCTTTATTgtattgcagttttctttcagatacaagcaaaaccaaaagctggCTGACAAGATCAGCTGTAGCAGACTAAGAAAGGTGCAGTGGCCTGAGAGTTGATAAAAAGCATAATGTATACAACAATGTTTTTCACAGATTTGAAAAAGTCATCTACACTTACCGCATCTTCAAGGAACATcaaggatattttaaaatacaggtaaGTAACTCTTATGTCTTCTGTAAAGATTGCACTAAATGTcattttcttgatttaaaaattcagtataCATGAACAAATTACCTTAGCAAGCATTTCtaagtttgctttcttctctactcaattcttgattttttaatgttatgcTTATTATTACATATGAGCTTAGAAATAGAATTCCCTTACAATCTAAGTGGATCTGTTATTTGTTGACCAGTTGCTTTCTGATTTGAccatttctttttgaagaaaatctaTCACTTTTGTTTCTTGCTCCTGTTCCTAATTAGCTTTTGCTATTTGAAAACTCTGCCATTGCACCCAGCATCTTATAGGGATTTGGAGTATTGCAATGATCTTTTTGATTTAGAGAGACCTATCTTTAATTCTGTGTGATGCTGAGGCTCCTGAAGTGATGACCACAGATAATGCTGCTCATTGCTTGAATAAGTGTAAGAGCAGGCTGCATCAAATCAATTCCTTTGGCATGGTGAGAGAACACTTAAAAAGCTGGCTCACTCCTCCGCTTGTAGTAGGACAGCCAAGAGGACTGCCAACAGTTAAGTAGCGTTTAAGTGGAATGAGGAACTCGTTCCATAAAGGACACACTAAGCTCTCATATGCTGGTAATTTCTTGCTTATTAGTGGTTTTAACTGAGTATGAAAGACACAATTTCCCATGAAGAAGAATATTCTTCGTCAACAAACCAATCTACTTGGACCATAGCCActctgctgcagtttgctgtCATGCCTATCAGCAGATAATAACTCAAACACATCCAGTGTTTTCAACCCAAATTTTCCTGACAAGGTTTTgccaagaatcatagaatcatagaatagttagagttggaaaggacccaaagatcatctagttccaacccccccccccccgccatggacagggacacctcgcactaaatcatgttgcccaaggctctgtccaacctggccttgaacactaccagggatggagcattcacaagttccttgggcaacccattccagtgcttcaccaccctcactataaagaacttcttccttatatctaacctgaacttccctgtttaagtttgaacccgctaccccttgtcctaccactacagtccctaaggaagagtccctccccagcatccttatagacgcccttcagatactggaaggctgctatgaggtctccacgcagccttctcttctccaggctgaacagccccaactctctcagcctgtcttcatacgggaggtgctccagccctcttatcatcttcgtggccctcctctggacttgctccatcagctccatgccctttttatgttgaggacaccagaactgtacacaatactccaagtgaggtctgTTTTTCAAATTCTTAAGTCAGATTGGTTTGTCTTACTAACATCATAGGCTGAAATAATGTATTGATGGTGAAGGGGATATTGATCAGGTTTTTTAAGGGCCAGATTCAGCTGTAAACTTCCTAGAGTATGGTGGTCTGACCTGATCAGCAGCTAAGtacccacacagctgcttgctccctccccagcaggacagggtggggggaagagaacTTGAATAGCAAAGGTGAGGAAACTCAAGATAAAAGACCGTTTAATAGGTGAAGCAAAGTTGTGCATACAAATTAAAGCAGAGAAGGAGTTTagtcaccacttcccatgaGGAGCAAGATGTTTAGCCacctcctggaaagcatgcgTAATGgttacttaaaagaaaaatgccataaCCACAAACATCCCCACTTTTCCTAAGCAAAGTCTCTGCACAGAtcactgcagggctgtgctgtggaagCAGTTCAGTCCAGATGTATGAACCCAAACGTTCAAAAACAGCTTGTGACAACACTGTTCCGCCGCCTACGAGTGCCACCCTCTGTGTTTGGCCTCGGGAGTCTCCAATGAAAGTCACAAAGCTGGACAAATAATAAACTCCTGCCTAAAAGTGAAAGCTAGTGCTGGGGACTTTCACATGGATCCTCTGGCACATCCACGGCTTCTGCACGTGTCTTTTGCTTGACAACGCTGATATTTTGTAAAACGTTTGGCTTCTGCTTCTCAAACagttatttaaatgcattattttaagtGAGAACTACATATATTGCCCCTGAATTTGTATTCAGAGACCAGAGTAATGCCATCACTCTTCAACACTCTGCTGTAGTAGATTGCTGCAGCACATACCTGAGgcaatattttaaacagatgttctttttattaaaaaaaaaaaaaaaaaggtggtgaGGGACTTCACACTTGTTGCGCTACACCGTGCCACCTCATAGGTGTTCCTAGCGTTTAAAGGATAGTGCAACATTCTGTCCCCAAATCTATGTGCAAAACAGCCCCTTGGTAAACCAGAAACAACTtatcctttctttcatttaggTGTCTCCATGTGAAGGGCACTTGCAAacaaactttattttccttttgcagacTTCTGAAGGTTTTCCAGAGAACATCTTCCGAACATTAAAAGACCTAATATACAATTATGAAAAGCCAAATCAAGGCCTAGTAATAAACCTCCACTACCCAGTGAAGAAACAAGAGGCCTCGCACAGAAGCCAGAGGTTCAAGTCTGGAAAGGATGTAATTTATGATGGTGAGAAATTTagctctgcctttttttgttcggtttttttttgtgggggggaCGGTTTggttcatttgggtttttttttaagatgactCCGTTGACAGGTTTGGGGTGAATAGTTGCTAAGTGTCCTCTGAGACCAGCTTACATGGACAGAGAACCTCAGCATTCTTCCTTCTCACTTATATTCCCTGGAAAATGTTTATTCCCAGCTTACAGAGAATCCCTAGTTACATACCCTCATTCAGAGGACCCATTTGCAATCacaacttcttttattttactttactgctttctttacagaaatCGATGACAGCGACTACGTCACTGTCTTTCCCTGAAGGATCTGCAACCTGACGATTTtggaagctgctgtttcaggctgtgctgcagcacgAGGGATCCATAAACCTCTCAAATTAGTCTCCTCCTTTTGCAGACTgtcagagcaggagcagctgtaTTTTCCTCCAGCAGGTCCAGTACAAGCTACTATATATTTTTGTTCAGCAATAAAAGAACTTATTTTTGTAAGAGACATGTGGGGGAAGGGtgcctgtgtgcatgtgtgtgtactTTGGTTTTTCAGTCAGCAAATTGTCCAAGATGTCTACTGCCGAAATGAACAATCTGTCAGAAAGCAGCAATATAAATACAATAAACAAATGTGCATAAAGCAGTAGTTCACGGCAGAACTGATATGTGTTGATAGAAAACATACACGACAAATTTTCCCTTGGCACTATATGATGCTTAAAACCCTCTCACCTCTGTTATTTTGTGCATGATTGATGTTACCACATTGTTGGACAAGTGGATAGTATGCCAGGGAATACTAGTATTATCCTGTAGTTTGGAATAATCAAAATTAGAACCAAAAGGCTGTGTTAAATCCATGCCATGAAGAATTAAtcaacaacataaaaatgatTTGCAATACTTTTAATGTTGATGAATTGTTCTGGTAGATTGCAAGAGGAGCACAAGTTCTACATGGCTGTCGGTATGCAGAcgtcccttttctttttttaataggtattGTACATATGAGAATCCTTACCACATTTCATATGCTACTGCCATTAGCTCTCTATTACAATGTGTATGATTCttgaagtgggttttttttcacgTAAATGTACTTCTCTGATCTGGAGGAAGACATTTATattggttttgtgtttatttcacaAATTATTTATGTATTGTAATGGGCAGTACTAGTTAGATTGATTTCtatgctgtttctttcacacTGCTATTTGATAAAGGACTTTTAGATCTTTCAGTGCTTCATTGTGAATTTAGCAGCAGTACGGGGTTAGGAGCCACACTCAACTGGTACTTGTAgcatgaaaaagacaaaatataagACTATCGATTAACATAACTCTGGCGATGCCACAAATACTAACACAGGTGTCCCAAAAACATGAAttggaaagaaagcagatgtCCATGAAAAATggactggagagaaaaaaaaaaaaaacaaaacaaaaaaacaaccaaacagcCCTTGCTCTGTACAAGCACATACACTGACGTGTGTCTCTTTGAAGAACTCAGCAGCCTCTCTGATAGTTGGTTACCAAGTGTATCAGCTGAGCAGCTGCCACACTGAGACACGCCAACTTCAGCAGTCTGGGCTTTACCAGaacagcctgtccagatccctctgtgAAGCCTTCCTACCCTCCTCAAGCAGATAAAAACTTCTGCCAAAATTTGGATTGGCTGCAGTGTTTCCATAGATTAACGAGGGACTGGAGCAACAGCTCGAGCAGGACACTCTTCCTAAGCGAGCTCCAGGTGGTTGGGGCGTGCTGAGTGTCCCGGctccaaacccccccaaatctCCCCTCCAGCTCCGGAGGGCAGTCTCAGGACTGGAGCTGCCGCAGGTGCCCACCTGCGCCCACAGTCCTCTTTCCTTCGCTGCTGCCTTCCTCGCCCACGCCAGCCGCACTCTCCCGTCCCCCGGCTGAGGGGCTGAGGCCACGCAGCAGCTAGGCACCCCACAGCCGGGGGGGGAGGGCTCCCTGCCCTCTCCCGTGGGAAGGGCAGGAAATACAGCGAGGGAGGGCCCAAACGCTCCTGCCAGCAACAGGCGGACAGCCCAAGGTGGCCGCGCCCGAGGGCGGCCCTGTCTGGAGCCCGCGGACAAAAGCGGCGGGAGGGGCTCGGACCCGTCCCTGCGCTGCCCTCAGCGTTCTTCGATGCAACCACTTCTCTCCTCCGTCAGCCTTGGGCGCAGCGCCCCCTACAGCCCTCAcaccgccccgcgccccgccgctcGCACCCTCCTTCCCACCGCCCTGCGCGCCCGCCCCGCGGACACACGGGCGGAGCCACGGACGGATGGTCAAGATTAGCCGTTCGCTGTGGTGCAGTTCTATTTCTCGCGACCACAGTTTGACTGGGACGCATCTATCCCAGCCAAACGCACCCGTGAGCACCACCACTGGCGGCTGTCAATTGAACAGGGTTACGGGCTGCAGCCATGGGGAAGGACTTGTTGGAGGAGCACGAGTACCCCTAAGGGAGCATAGTTTGTGTCGTCACACGCTGCCGGCCCTCTCTCACTGGCCGTGGGCCAACAGGTGAGTGGCGGCTGGCGTGGACGAGGAAGGCAGCAGCGAGGCAAAGAGGGCTGTGGGCGCAGGTGGGCGCCTGCGGCAGCTCCAGTCCTGAGGCTGCCTCCCGGAGTAGGGCGGGGGACAGATGGCTCCGAGACGCTCAGCACGCCCCAACCACCTACAGCTCCGCTTCGGAAAAGTCTCCTGTCCGAACTGTTGTTCCAATTCCTCTTTAACCTATGGAAATGTATGGACAAGAGAGAGACAACACTGTTGTGCTGGTTTTCGCTGGGGTGGGTAGTGTCAATTTTTTCAGAGtagctgctgtggggctgtgttttgggttcGGTCTGGAAGGAGTGCTGATGacacagggatgtttcagttgctgctgagcagcgctCACACAGAgccaaagccttttcttctgtcaGTGAGCGGAGGGGGTACACAAGCAACTGGGAAGGGGCGGAGCTGGGACAGTTGACCCCGCCCGGACCCAAGGGATATTGCAGACCAGTCACcgttacacatgatggagccctgctttcctgcagatGGCTGAACCCCCGCCTGCCGATGGGAAGTGGGGAATGgattccttgttttctttgcttacaTGTacggcttttgctttacctgttaagCTATCTTGATCTCAACCcaggagttttctcacttttatctTTTCGATTCTCTCCCCCGTCCCACGGGGGGAACGCCGCGCTGGAGCAGGTGTACTTCTGGAGGCATCCTAACCCATATAGAAGGCACTCCACAgcccggggaggggggaagctccctgccctctcccatGGAAGGGCAGGAAATAGAGCGAGAGAGGGCCCAAAGGCCcggaggctgctgctggcacgACAAGGAGGAAAGCCCAAGCTGGCCgcgcccggggcggggggagcctGGTCGGGAGTCCGCGGACAAAGGTGTCCCTGCGGTGCCCTTCGGCTCGGCGTCCCGCCGCGCAACCACTAAACTACGGCGCCGCCCCGTCGGCCGCGGGCGCAGCGCCCCCTACAGCCCTCACACCGCCCCGCGTCCCGCCGCTCGCACCCTCCTTCCCACTGCCCTGCGAGCCCGCCCCGCGGACACAGGGGCGGACCCACGCGCCACCTACCGCAGCTACCGCACCCCGGCACCTCCCGCATTacaccctgctctgctgccgCACGCACGCCAGCCCGGCTCTCCCCTTGCCTGGGGTGACCAGGCACCAAAGCCAGCTCAGGCTGGGCCACCGCTGCCTTCCCGCTGCTGCAGTCAGCCCCAGGAGATGCAGTTTATCTCCGGGGTTACAGCAATTTAAAGGGATTTTCATTATAGAGTCTTCACCCCTGCTCCTCTTGGGCCAGACCATCGGCTTTAACACTGCCATGAACTCCTGCCATGGCTCCTGCTCCAAGTGGCTTGGACTTAGCCACGGACTACAGTCGTAGGGGCGCTCTGAATAGCTCTATTATTATAAATCATAAGAACTTTCTTAAGAGGTAGGGAGGGAAGCGGATAGGTGATATTGTACATTGCATAGACATGGTTAAGGAAGCATGAGTGAAGGAGCCCATTCCCTGCAAGGAGGAGGTCAGCCCTCACTCAACCGGAGGAATAAAGGGCAGCCCATGGCCAGTGAGAGAAGGCCGCCAGCGTGTGAGGACGTGACCTACACTCCCTTAGGGGTACTCGGGCTCCAAGTGGAACCTCCTCCAACAAGTCCTTCCCCATGGCTGCAGCCCGTAACCCTCTTCAATTGACAGCTGCCAGTGGTGGTGCTCACGGGTGCGTTTGGCTGGGATAGATGCGTCCCAGTCAGACTGTGGTCGCGAGAAATGGAACTGCACCACAGCGAACGACTGATCTGAACACCGTGCGGCCCCTTGACCATCCGTCCGTGGCTCCGCCCGTGTGTCCGCGGGGCGGGCGCGCAGGGCGGTGGGAAGGAGGGTGCgagcggcggggcgcggggcggtgTGAGGGCTGTAGGGGGCGCTGCGCCCGGCGTTAGTGGTTGCGCCGCGGGACGCTGAGCCGCAGGGCATCGTAGAGCAGCGCAGGGACGGGTCTGAGCCCCTCCCGCCGCTTTTGTCCGCGGGCTCCTGACAAGGGCCCCCCCCTTATTCTGCCTCTTGCCATCGCCCTGGCGTCGCCCGAACTGTTGCTCCAATTCCTATTTAACCTATGGAAACTCTGAAGCCGACACGGATTTGAGGGGGAGCTTGAGAAGGTtaggaaagctctgcagagggatctcGACAAGCTGCATCAATGGGACACAGCCAACTGCGGCTCATCAAATCTGAGTGCTtggtcctgcatttgggccacaacaaccccatgcagtGCTataggcttggggaagagtggctgaaAAGCTGCTCGGTAGTAAAGGACCTTCAAGGGCTGGTTgatggctgctgaacatgagccagcttgtgcccaggcagccaagaaggtGAGAGCATCCCAGCTTGCGCGTCCAGCAGGTTAGCCCCCTGTGTTCAGTTAaaccttgaatactgtgttcagttctggtcGCCTCACTGTAAGATACTGAGTCTGGAGCAGGTCCGCAGAAGGGCtacgaagctggtgaagggcctggagaaGAAGCCTgatgaggagctgctgagggaactggggttgctcagcctggaggaggCTGAGACCTCATCGCTCTCTACACCCGCCTGACAGGAGTTTGTATCGGGGCGGGgatcagtctcttctcccagggaACAAGTGATAGGACTAGAGGAAATAGCCTCCAGCTGCACCAGGATAAGTTTAGACtggatactaggaaaaaattcttcccccAAAGGGTTGCCAAGCACTGGAGCCGTCTCCACAGACACCTCCTCATTCTATTTCTGCAGCGGCTCGGCCGGGTGCGAGCCCTGCCGCCGGAGCCACCCCCCAAACGGCTGCATCTCTTAAATTTCCCGCACGTCTTCCTCAGGCGGCGGCTGCAACCCCCCCTCACCCCGCGGCAACCGCAGCCCCGACCCGCCGATGCCAATCACCGAGCCCAGCCCCCCCCGGCCGCTCCCCGTCTCCACCCCCTTGAAGCAAGATGGCAGAGGCGGTGGCTACCCGTCATGCCCCGCGGACTCGGCGGCCGCTGCCATTCAGTGGATGTCGCCATCAAAATGGCGGTGGCGGCGGGAAATACGAGTGCGGTTCGTCGTTTGCGCTGCTGAGAGAGGAGCTGAGGCGCCATGGATGCCTCAGGCTGCATGAagtccctgctcctggcagcaaCGCAGTATCGGGCCGCCAAGACAGCTCCCAACGCGGCGCTCCTGCAGCGCAGCCTGGAGGTGAGGGCGGCGCCGGTCGGGGGCCGCGGTtggagcggagcggggcgggggtgACGGTGCGGCCGGGAATATGGCGGTGGCTGTGGTGTCTCCTGGGTATGGGGACCGCGGTGGCTCTCCTCGGGGCCCGGCCTCGGCCGTCTCCGCCTCGCCGTCACCGGGCTGGTCGGCCGCAGCGCGGGCTCCGGAGCCGCCGGGGCCTGCGCCGCCCGCTGCCTGCGGGCGCCGGTGCCCTGCGTGCGGAGATGGGGAAACTCGCCCCGTGACCCATTGCCAGGGGAGCTGCTGGCCGGGAGAGGCCGTCGGACAGAGGAAACGTTTCAGGTTTTAGCAGTGCTTCTGAGCTATTGCTATGTTCTCTTTTATAATGTTTGGcggtggttttgtgtgtttacaGGTGTGTGCAGTTTGCTTAAGTGCATGTCAGCTAAGCATATTACAGGCCTTATAAGTGACTTCACCCCCCCATCCCATATTTCTGACCCTGAGGATCATTTATTTTCACACCTTAAAAACCGAGTTTGAAGGATGAACTGGTCTTGTATCTGGGGTTTGCTGGTGTAATGGAACATGTAATCAGTAGTGTTTGTTGCTCAGGGGTAGGCCTGTCCATCTCCCAAACCCCCAAGTCCAGCCTTGTATACAACCCTTGTGGTGGGCATGCTTGGTATGGTGAGAGATTGACACACTGACTGAGTTGCTTAATCTGCAAGGTACCTTTgttaaattcagatttattttttttttaattgctaaaaCATTAATATAAGAGTTAGTATTCAGACTTTGTATGTTAGTATTCTTCTTTGTATCCATTTAAGAGATATATACACAGGATATGCAAGAACAACATTATGTTGCTCTATTATGCAAGGGTAATTCCCGGCTACCTGTACTGATGTGCAGGTATATGACTTTCAGCATCTTCTTATATACGCTTCCTTGAACTcccattttttcctcttgagcACAGAGTGGTCccaaagcagcactgcctgttACTGCTTAtccttcctgcagagcagcaccttTGGATTCGTGTCCACATCTTTAGAAAGCAGGCTGTTGGGCTGAGCTGAAGGCTGATTACAAAATGTTTGCAGTGTGGTTGGttgttctttcaaaataaataatcccTGTATTTTATCTATGATAAAACACATGTAGGAAGAGTAACCTagtattaattttcttcaatgtGTGAAGAAATAGAGGTGTTGCTCTGCTACAGCTATGAGATTAAAAAGAATGCTATTACTATGAATGCTGtcagcaagcaaacaaaagaagccCCAATGTGTTATAGATGATCACAATGTAAACTTGATGTTTTCCAAAAGTAAAGGGAAGATATCCAcaacaaggaaaacaagatgatttttttttttccagaattccCCCCCTCCAGCAAATGTGAATACAAATATTCTGTTAGAATGCATTTACATTCTCAGTTTGCCAGATAGGGCAAAGCATATTTAATACAACtctgtgttttggcttctgTGTTAAATACTTTGTTGCAGTTGAGTAATTAAGGTTggctttctcctttcatttccaGGTTATCTCTGGCCTGAAGCTTACACGATTGTTTGCTTCAAATCAGATTCTGCCAAGTGAATGTCTCA
Protein-coding regions in this window:
- the SH2D1B gene encoding SH2 domain-containing protein 1B, with the protein product MDLPFFHGKITRRTCEELLSKKGKNGSYLIRESESLEGALCLCVLFEKVIYTYRIFKEHQGYFKIQTSEGFPENIFRTLKDLIYNYEKPNQGLVINLHYPVKKQEASHRSQRFKSGKDVIYDEIDDSDYVTVFP